A window of the Lolium perenne isolate Kyuss_39 chromosome 7, Kyuss_2.0, whole genome shotgun sequence genome harbors these coding sequences:
- the LOC139830124 gene encoding uncharacterized protein isoform X2 produces the protein MLVQAWRRFWYDLVKSAKSRVQIQLEWFKVLQIDQNLVRSDFVELNQELGDEFLNETNWMRTIPEKKNKWNRMRRFYLYCWDCYIDGVEEVQGQISQDLKEFDR, from the exons atgttggtccaagcatggagaag attctggtacgatcttgtaaaatccgccaaatctcgtgtgcagatccaactcgagtggttcaaagttctgcagatag atcaaaatctggtcagatctgactttgtcgaattaaaccaggagcttggagacgaatttttgaatgaaaccaactgg atgcgaacaattccggagaagaagaacaagtggaatcggatgagaagattttatttatattgttgggattgttatattgatggagttgaagaagtacagggacaaataagccaag acttgaaggagttcgacagatga
- the LOC139830124 gene encoding uncharacterized protein isoform X1 — MQVHVGPSMEKVELSSDLKFLSKIQLEWFKVLQIDQNLVRSDFVELNQELGDEFLNETNWMRTIPEKKNKWNRMRRFYLYCWDCYIDGVEEVQGQISQDLKEFDR; from the exons atgcaggtgcatgttggtccaagcatggagaaggttgagctatcctcagatctgaagttcttgagcaaa atccaactcgagtggttcaaagttctgcagatag atcaaaatctggtcagatctgactttgtcgaattaaaccaggagcttggagacgaatttttgaatgaaaccaactgg atgcgaacaattccggagaagaagaacaagtggaatcggatgagaagattttatttatattgttgggattgttatattgatggagttgaagaagtacagggacaaataagccaag acttgaaggagttcgacagatga
- the LOC127311913 gene encoding uncharacterized protein isoform X1: MQVHVGPSMEKVELSSDLKFLSKIQLEWFKVLQIDQNLVRSDFVELNQELGDEFLNETNWMRTIPEKKNKWNRMRRFYLYCWDCYIDGVEEVQGQISQDQNLVRSDFVELNQELGDEFLNETNWMRTIPEKKNKWNRMRRFYLYCWDCYIDGVEEVQGTNKPRQAIF, translated from the exons atgcaggtgcatgttggtccaagcatggagaaggttgagctatcctcagatctgaagttcttgagcaaa atccaactcgagtggttcaaagttctgcagatag atcaaaatctggtcagatctgactttgtcgaattaaaccaggagcttggagacgaatttttgaatgaaaccaactgg atgcgaacaattccggagaagaagaacaagtggaatcggatgagaagattttatttatattgttgggattgttatattgatggagttgaagaagtacagggacaaataagccaag atcaaaatctggtcagatctgactttgtcgaattaaaccaggagcttggagacgaatttttgaatgaaaccaactgg atgcgaacaattccggagaagaagaacaagtggaatcggatgagaagattttatttatattgttgggattgttatattgatggagttgaagaagtacaagggacaaataagccaaggcaagccatcttttga
- the LOC127311913 gene encoding uncharacterized protein isoform X2, with protein MLVQAWRRFWYDLVKSAKSRVQIQLEWFKVLQIDQNLVRSDFVELNQELGDEFLNETNWMRTIPEKKNKWNRMRRFYLYCWDCYIDGVEEVQGQISQDQNLVRSDFVELNQELGDEFLNETNWMRTIPEKKNKWNRMRRFYLYCWDCYIDGVEEVQGTNKPRQAIF; from the exons atgttggtccaagcatggagaag attctggtacgatcttgtaaaatccgccaaatcacgtgtgcagatccaactcgagtggttcaaagttctgcagatag atcaaaatctggtcagatctgactttgtcgaattaaaccaggagcttggagacgaatttttgaatgaaaccaactgg atgcgaacaattccggagaagaagaacaagtggaatcggatgagaagattttatttatattgttgggattgttatattgatggagttgaagaagtacagggacaaataagccaag atcaaaatctggtcagatctgactttgtcgaattaaaccaggagcttggagacgaatttttgaatgaaaccaactgg atgcgaacaattccggagaagaagaacaagtggaatcggatgagaagattttatttatattgttgggattgttatattgatggagttgaagaagtacaagggacaaataagccaaggcaagccatcttttga
- the LOC127311913 gene encoding uncharacterized protein isoform X3: MQVHVGPSMEKVELSSDLKFLSKIQLEWFKVLQIDQNLVRSDFVELNQELGDEFLNETNWMRTIPEKKNKWNRMRRFYLYCWDCYIDGVEEVQGQISQDQNLVRSDFVELNQELGDEFLNETNWGYLACAMVIPREAIAKL; the protein is encoded by the exons atgcaggtgcatgttggtccaagcatggagaaggttgagctatcctcagatctgaagttcttgagcaaa atccaactcgagtggttcaaagttctgcagatag atcaaaatctggtcagatctgactttgtcgaattaaaccaggagcttggagacgaatttttgaatgaaaccaactgg atgcgaacaattccggagaagaagaacaagtggaatcggatgagaagattttatttatattgttgggattgttatattgatggagttgaagaagtacagggacaaataagccaag atcaaaatctggtcagatctgactttgtcgaattaaaccaggagcttggagacgaatttttgaatgaaaccaactgg gggtacttagcttgtgccatggtgataccgagagaggcaattgctaagttgtga
- the LOC127311913 gene encoding uncharacterized protein isoform X4, giving the protein MQVHVGPSMEKVELSSDLKFLSKIQLEWFKVLQIDQNLVRSDFVELNQELGDEFLNETNWMRTIPEKKNKWNRMRRFYLYCWDCYIDGVEEVQGQISQGVLSLCHGDTERGNC; this is encoded by the exons atgcaggtgcatgttggtccaagcatggagaaggttgagctatcctcagatctgaagttcttgagcaaa atccaactcgagtggttcaaagttctgcagatag atcaaaatctggtcagatctgactttgtcgaattaaaccaggagcttggagacgaatttttgaatgaaaccaactgg atgcgaacaattccggagaagaagaacaagtggaatcggatgagaagattttatttatattgttgggattgttatattgatggagttgaagaagtacagggacaaataagccaag gggtacttagcttgtgccatggtgataccgagagaggcaattgctaa